The Humulus lupulus chromosome 3, drHumLupu1.1, whole genome shotgun sequence genome window below encodes:
- the LOC133822392 gene encoding 4-coumarate--CoA ligase-like 1, which yields METSPQHHDEHIFRSRYPVVEVPANVTLPEFVLQGGELYAEKVAFVDAVTGKEYTHGEVVRNTRRFAAALRSLGLRKGHVVVVVLPNVVEYAIVALGIMAAGGVFSGSNPAAHVLEIKKQVEDSGAKLIVTNASFYEKVKGLEVPVIAVEEEVVVEGAINWHKLLEAADRAGTCHNKEEVHQNDLCALPFSSGTTGVSKGVMLTHRNLVANLCSTLFAIKPEMVGQVTVLGLMPFFHIYGITGICCATLRNKGKVVVMDRYDLRTFLKALISHEVTFAPVVPPIISDLVKKPMVDEFDLSSLKLQAVMSAAAPLAPELLRAFETKFPQVHVQEAYGLTEHSCITLTHGDDPDNGYSRAKKNSVGFILPNLEVKFLDPDTGHSLPKNTPGELCVRSQCVMQGYYNNKEETARAIDMDGWLHTGDIGYIDDDGDVFIVDRIKEMIKYKGFQVAPAELEAILLTHPSVEDAAVFPMGDEEAGEIPAACVVLAPEAKESEEEIMKYVASNVAQYKKVRVVHFVDSIPKSPSGKIMRRVLKDAMAKIPKIHA from the exons ATGGAAACTAGTCCACAGCACCATGATGAACACATTTTTCGCAGCCGATACCCGGTGGTCGAGGTGCCGGCGAACGTGACTCTGCCGGAATTTGTGCTCCAAGGGGGTGAGTTGTACGCTGAGAAAGTGGCATTTGTGGATGCGGTGACGGGAAAAGAGTACACTCATGGCGAAGTGGTCAGAAACACAAGGAGGTTCGCTGCGGCACTAAGGTCACTTGGGCTAAGGAAAGGGCATGTGGTGGTTGTTGTGCTGCCTAATGTGGTTGAGTATGCCATAGTGGCTCTTGGAATAATGGCTGCTGGTGGTGTCTTTTCTGGCTCAAACCCAGCTGCACATGTTTTGGAAATTAAAAAGCAAGTGGAGGACTCTGGTGCCAAGCTAATTGTCACAAATGCTTCCTTCTATGAAAAG GTAAAAGGGCTAGAGGTGCCTGTAATAGCAGTGGAGGAAGAAGTAGTAGTGGAAGGAGCCATCAACTGGCACAAGCTGCTAGAAGCAGCAGACCGAGCCGGCACCTGTCATAACAAAGAGGAAGTCCACCAAAACGACCTGTGCGCGCTGCCATTCTCTTCGGGCACTACAGGAGTGTCCAAAGGCGTTATGCTCACTCACAGGAACCTGGTGGCCAACCTCTGCTCCACACTCTTCGCAATCAAGCCTGAAATGGTTGGCCAAGTCACTGTCCTCGGCTTAATGCCCTTCTTCCACATTTACGGCATCACTGGCATTTGCTGCGCCACGCTCAGAAACAAAGGAAAAGTCGTTGTCATGGACAGGTATGACCTGAGGACGTTTCTTAAAGCCTTGATATCTCACGAGGTCACTTTTGCGCCAGTCGTGCCGCCCATCATCTCAGACTTGGTGAAGAAGCCAATGGTCGATGAGTTTGATCTCAGCAGCCTCAAACTCCAGGCCGTTATGAGTGCCGCGGCTCCTCTTGCGCCGGAGCTACTCAGGGCTTTCGAAACCAAGTTCCCTCAAGTCCATGTTCAAGAG gCATATGGGCTGACAGAGCATAGTTGCATCACTCTCACCCATGGGGACGACCCTGATAATGGTTATAGCCGAGCCAAGAAGAACTCAGTGGGCTTTATTCTTCCCAATTTAGAAGTCAAATTTCTTGACCCTGATACTGGCCATTCTCTCCCCAAAAACACCCCAGGCGAACTATGTGTCAGAAGCCAATGTGTAATGCAAG GTTACTATAACAACAAAGAAGAGACTGCCCGAGCCATCGACATGGACGGTTGGCTCCACACCGGTGACATTGGCTACATTGATGACGATGGTGATGTCTTTATTGTCGATCGCATCAAAGAAATGATTAAGTACAAAGGTTTCCAA GTAGCTCCAGCAGAACTGGAAGCCATTCTTCTGACTCATCCTTCGGTGGAAGACGCAGCAGTGTTCCC AATGGGTGACGAGGAGGCAGGGGAGATTCCAGCTGCGTGTGTAGTGTTGGCCCCAGAAGCAAAAGAGAGCGAAGAAGAAATAATGAAATATGTGGCTTCCAATGTGGCACAGTATAAGAAAGTTAGAGTggtacattttgtggattctatacCAAAATCACCTTCTGGAAAAATCATGAGAAGGGTTCTTAAAGATGCCATGGCCAAGATTCCCAAAATCCACGCATAA